A stretch of the Gracilinanus agilis isolate LMUSP501 chromosome 4, AgileGrace, whole genome shotgun sequence genome encodes the following:
- the ENPP5 gene encoding ectonucleotide pyrophosphatase/phosphodiesterase family member 5, whose protein sequence is MDSKFCCCVFFTLSALTFSVTFSDLQYERKILLVSFDGFRWDYIYRVPTPHFHYIMNYGAYVKQVTNVLVTTTYPNHYTLVTGLYPESHGIIANDMYDSTRNKTFSLEDMNIYDSEFWEDATPIWITNQGAGHNTGAAMWPGTDVKIHGKFPTYYMPYNESVSFEDRVKRLIEWFKFKKPINLGLLYWEDPDEMGHNLGPDNPLMDSVISDIDSKLGYLIRELKKEKLWDNMNLIITSDHGMAQCSGEKIIELDQYVDPNDYILIDHSPVRAILPKKGKFEKIFAALNNAHPNLTVYKKEDIPDRFHYKYHQRIQPILIMADKGWTILQNRSNAFMLGNHGYDNAFSDMHPLFLAHGPAFKKNVSKESMNSTDVYPLLCYILDILPMPHNGSLANIKELLSASVPKVIPPSVMTPRSNVNLKVYKLHSYAYFVGVFLGSIIVIVFLLVFVKQLIHSQMPTIQERNAEIAQPLLWS, encoded by the exons atggaTTCAAAATTCTGCTGCTGTGTGTTCTTTACCCTCTCTGCATTAACATTTTCAGTCACATTTTCTGACCTACAATATGAGCGGAAAATTCTGCTGGTTTCTTTTGATGGATTCCGTTGGGATTACATCTACAGAGTACCCACACCCCATTTTCATTATATCATGAATTATGGTGCCTACGTCAAGCAAGTTACTAATGTTTTAGTTACAACAACATATCCTAATCACTATACTTTGGTGACTGGTCTCTACCCGGAGAGTCATGGCATAATTGCCAATGATATGTATGATTCTACTCGGAACAAAACCTTCTCCTTGGAAGACATGAACATCTATGATTCAGAATTTTGGGAAGATGCAACCCCAATATGGATCACAAATCAAGGTGCAGGACATAACACTGGTGCCGCAATGTGGCCTGGAACAGATGTGAAAATACATGGAAAATTTCCTACCTACTATATGCCTTACAATGAGTCTGTTTCATTTGAAGACAGAGTCAAGAGACTTATTGAATGGTTTAAGTTCAAGAAACCTATAAATCTTGGGCTTCTTTACTGGGAGGATCCTGATGAGATGGGCCATAATTTAGGTCCTGACAATCCCCTCATGGACTCTGTTATTTCTGATATTGACAGTAAGTTGGGGTACCTCATCagagagctgaagaaagaaaaattgtggGACAACATGAACCTCATTATCACAAGTGATCACGGCATGGCACAGTGTTCTGGGGAAAAGATCATAGAGCTTGACCAATATGTTGATCCAAATGACTACATCCTGATAGACCATTCACCAGTTAGAGCCATTTTGCCAAAAAAAG GtaaatttgaaaagatttttGCAGCATTGAATAATGCTCATCCTAACCTGACTGTTTACAAAAAGGAGGATATTCCAGACAGATTTCATTACAAGTACCATCAGAGAATTCAACCCATCTTAATAATGGCTGACAAAGGATGGACCATTTTACAGAATAGATCCAATGCGTTTATGT TAGGTAACCACGGTTATGATAATGCATTTTCTGATATGCATCCATTGTTCTTGGCCCACGGTCCTGCTTTCAAAAAGAATGTTTCAAAGGAATCCATGAACTCTACAGACGTGTACCCTCTGCTATGCTATATTCTTGACATTCTTCCAATGCCGCACAATGGATCACTGGCAAACATAAAGGAACTTCTTTCTGCATCGGTCCCCAAAGTGATTCCACCTAGTGTGATGACTCCACGGAGCAACGTGAATCTAAAAGTTTACAAGCTACATTCGTATGCTTACTTTGTGGGAGTCTTCCTTGGTAGCATCATAGTGATTGTGTTTCTTCTAGTTTTTGTTAAGCAATTAATTCACAGCCAAATGCCCACCATACAAGAGCGGAACGCTGAAATAGCTCAGCCATTGCTATGGTCTTAA